In Thermococcus sp., a genomic segment contains:
- a CDS encoding protein-L-isoaspartate(D-aspartate) O-methyltransferase yields the protein MVPEEELRRRWRRTVERLFRERIIRSEAVREAFLKYPRYLFVQKRYWDYAHVDEPLPIPAGQTISAPHMVAIMLELAELKPGMNVLEVGTGSGWNAALIAELVKKDVYTIERIPELVEFARRNLERAGVGHVHVIPGDGTKGFPPKAPYDRIIVTAGAPKVPEPLVEQLKPGGKLLIPVGGYHLWQDLLEVVKLPDGSIETKNHGGVAFVPLIGEHGWGE from the coding sequence ATGGTCCCCGAGGAGGAACTCCGGAGGAGATGGAGGCGAACCGTTGAGAGGCTTTTCAGGGAGCGGATTATTCGGAGTGAGGCCGTTAGGGAGGCTTTTCTTAAATACCCGCGCTATCTCTTCGTCCAGAAGCGCTACTGGGACTACGCCCACGTTGATGAGCCCCTCCCGATTCCCGCCGGACAGACGATAAGCGCCCCCCACATGGTTGCGATAATGCTTGAGCTGGCGGAGCTTAAACCGGGGATGAACGTCCTTGAGGTGGGAACCGGTAGCGGATGGAACGCGGCCCTGATAGCAGAGCTCGTCAAGAAGGACGTCTACACTATCGAACGGATCCCCGAACTGGTCGAATTCGCCAGGAGAAACCTTGAGCGGGCTGGAGTGGGACACGTCCACGTGATCCCCGGAGACGGAACCAAGGGCTTTCCACCGAAGGCGCCCTACGACAGGATAATCGTTACCGCCGGGGCGCCTAAGGTTCCCGAGCCCCTCGTGGAACAGCTGAAGCCTGGGGGGAAGCTCCTGATCCCTGTGGGTGGCTACCATCTTTGGCAGGATCTCCTGGAGGTCGTCAAGCTCCCCGATGGTTCGATTGAAACTAAGAACCACGGGGGCGTTGCCTTCGTGCCCCTCATAGGGGAGCACGGCTGGGGGGAATAG
- a CDS encoding HAD-IB family phosphatase yields the protein MVRLIAFDLEGTLVKSVSSWVELHKRFGTWEKGKEYAELFFSGKIDYVKWAELDASLWRGHTREEIMGWANSVEYMDGAKELIEFLRTNDFRIAILSSGLMCLAERIAGELGVDYVFANELVFDENGVVTGKVKSLVDFKSKGVILRGLKNELRPELTVAVGDGYNDLSMFREADVSIAINPHEGVEGDHNVESLYEVMEIVKGLIE from the coding sequence ATGGTCAGGCTCATAGCTTTTGATCTCGAAGGGACTCTGGTCAAATCCGTATCCAGCTGGGTGGAACTCCACAAGAGGTTCGGGACATGGGAGAAGGGAAAGGAATACGCCGAGCTCTTCTTTTCCGGAAAGATTGACTACGTGAAGTGGGCCGAGCTCGATGCCTCCCTCTGGAGGGGCCACACGAGGGAGGAGATAATGGGGTGGGCGAACTCGGTTGAGTACATGGACGGCGCGAAGGAGCTCATCGAGTTTCTGAGAACAAACGACTTCAGGATAGCCATACTGAGCAGTGGTCTCATGTGCCTCGCAGAGCGGATAGCGGGGGAGCTCGGAGTTGATTACGTCTTCGCCAACGAGCTGGTCTTTGACGAGAACGGCGTTGTCACCGGAAAGGTGAAGTCCCTGGTTGACTTCAAGAGCAAGGGGGTCATCCTGCGCGGGCTGAAGAACGAGTTAAGGCCGGAGCTTACCGTTGCGGTGGGCGATGGCTACAACGACCTGAGCATGTTTAGGGAGGCCGACGTCAGCATAGCGATAAACCCCCACGAGGGCGTTGAAGGCGACCACAACGTTGAGAGCCTCTACGAGGTCATGGAGATTGTTAAGGGGCTCATAGAATAA